One stretch of Bos indicus x Bos taurus breed Angus x Brahman F1 hybrid chromosome 22, Bos_hybrid_MaternalHap_v2.0, whole genome shotgun sequence DNA includes these proteins:
- the LOC113880709 gene encoding endogenous retrovirus group K member 7 Gag polyprotein-like, whose protein sequence is MGQGNSRQLFVHTLKTMLKGRGIHVNKLQLEKFLLFVEEVCPWLPEEGTVSLETWKKVGKQLQTYYSLHGPNRVPVDAFSLWTLIRDCLDPEHEGHKIQTALQDSTEPEVAEPSAPLPEPLYAMPEGTACKAGGSDDVLSSDEQEELNEQAAQYHREDMPWEMMVSMQPPSGKGELKHSGLFKEQLENLIQKIVIAVKKDAQGDSHSSQPAPPAYPPSVLAGLDPRLPFVELRELISIPASLPGENMKTRSEILLSLLQQAIKRANDEGEHIPGFSGIYPVFENAQQQRYYEPLPFKQLKELKMACAQYGPTAPFTRAIIEALGNQNLPPNDWKQVARACLSGGDYLLWKSEFA, encoded by the coding sequence ATGGGACAAGGCAATAGCCGCCAGTTATTTGTACATACgttgaaaactatgttaaaaggcaggggaattcatgtaaataagttacagctagagaagtttttactttttgtagAAGAAGTTTGTCCTTGGTTGccagaggaaggaacagttagtctggaaacttggaaaaaagtaggaaaacaattgCAGACATATTATTCCTTACATGGTCCCAATCGTGTCCCTGtggatgctttttctttgtggACCCTCATAAGAGACTGTCTGGATCCTGAACATGAGGGACATAAGATTCAAACGGCCCTCCAGGATTCCACAGAACCCGAAGTTGCAGAGCCTTCCGCCCCTCTGCCTGAGCCGCTTTATGCCATGCCTGAGGGAACAGCTTGTAAGGCTGGAGGGAGTGATGATGTGTTAAGCTCTGATGAACAGGAAGAGTTAAATGAACAAGCGGCTCAGTACCATAGAGAGGATATGCCTTgggagatgatggttagcatGCAACCCCCCTCAGGAAAAGGGGAATTAAAGCATTCAGGGCTTTTCAAAGAACagctggagaatttaattcagaaaattGTTATAGCAGTAAAAAAGGATGCACAGGGAGactcccactccagccagcctgcgCCTCCAGCATATCCTCCCTCGGTTCTTGCTGGGCTCGACCCACGTCTGCCTTTCGTAGAACTGCGAGAGCTTATATCTATCCCTGCTTCTTTGCCCGGTGAAAACATGAAAACTAGAAGTGAGATATTATTATCTCTTCTTCAACAAGCGATTAAGCGAGCTAATGATGAAGGAGAACATATTCCCGGGTTTTCAGGAATCTATCCAGTGTTTGAAAATGCCCAACAGCAGAGGTATTATGAACCGCTGCCCTTTAAGCAACTAAAAGAGTTAAAGATGGCTTGTGCACAATACGGCCCAACTGCGCCGTTTACTCGGGCTATTATAGAGGCTTTAGGAAATCAAAATCTGCCACCTAATGATTGGAAACAGGTTGCTCGGGCTTGTCTATCTGGAGGAGATTATTTACTATGGAAATCTGAGTTTGCTTAG